TCTGTTTATACTAGAGCGTGAAGTCCAAACAAAAGTCTGTTTTGCCATAAAAGCGTGACTTCATTATCGAAAATACCCGAAACAGCCCTGCTATTTCTGCATTTTTCTTCTCAGAATTTTTGCTTCGCAAAAATCACGCTGCGCGTGACCGGACTTCTTTCCGGTTCCATTCGAATTCACATTTTCTTGCAAACAATACTTTTTCAGCTTTAAAGCTGAAAAATATATTTCTGCTGTAAAATAATAAATAAACTTTAGTTTATTTATTATTCTTAGTGGTTTGACTATTTTCAGACACTGCCTAACGAAGTTTATAAAATATACATCAAAGCTTATAAACGGCTTTTAAAGGAAATCAAGTTTTCATTTTTATTCGCGATATTATGAATAAAGATGCTTCTTGTATTTTTAAACAGATTATTTATAATGATATTACGAAACTGTTTATAAATCTTATATATGCTTATATAAATTGCTTGGTTTTTTCTTAAAAACAGCGATTAACGGCGCCATATGATTATTTGAGGGAAAGTGAAAATTAATGCTTCAGATAAATAAAAACATTCTAGTAGTAGATGATGAACCTAAAATTGCAGAGGCTGTTTCCTCGTTCTTAGAGAGTAAGGGATATTCTGTTTTTTCTGCGGAAAACGGCAGTCAGGCATTGGATATTTTTGATAAGGAGAAGATTGCCTTTGTAATTTTAGACCTTATGATGCCGGATATTTCGGGCGAAGAGGTATGCCGCATTATAAGAAAAAAATCCCGCGTTCCTATTATAATGCTTACGGCAAAATCAGATGAAACCAATTTATTAGAAGGGCTTGGGCTGGGCGCAGATGACTATATGACCAAGCCCTTTAGCCTTAAGGAACTGCACGCAAGAATTGAAGCTATCCTTAGAAGGTCAAAAGAAGACCTTACCCCTCTATCCTTAAGGAATTCATGGAATGACGGAGATTTATCCATTGACTTTCAGAAGAATATAATTAAGAAGAAAAACGAGCCTGTTAATCTTACCCCCAATGAATTTAAAATACTGTCTTTGCTTATTAAATATCCCGGTAAGGTCTTTACCCGTTCGGAACTTATCGAAGCCGCTTTGGGAAGTGATTTTTACGGCTATGACAGAACCATTGACAGCCATATTAAAAACCTTCGGCAGAAGCTGGAAGACGACCCTCGTTCACCGATTTATATTATTACGGTTCACGGATTAGGGTATAAATTCGGAGGTGAATAAAATGAGAAAGCTCCGAACCCAGATATCGGCAATCATTATGCTGATGGTATTTTTTACTGTAGCGGCTATCAGCTTTCTGTCAAATATTATCATTAACAGGGAATTTGAAAAATATATTGCTAACAAGCAGACCGAAAGAGCAAATGAACTGGTGTCGGATTTTAAAAATCAGTATAACAGCCTTACGGATAAGTGGAATGTTGAATATATTCACGGGGCAGGCATGTATGCTTTGTATGACGGATATATTATCAAAGTCTATGACAAAAAGGGCCTAGCCGTATGGGACGCAGGAAACCATGATATGGCCATCTGCACCCAGATTATGAAGGATATCACCTCCCGAATGGAAGCAAGGCGGCCTGAAATCGGCGGAAAGTTTATTTCCTATGATTATGAGCTTTCTATGAATGGGCAGAAAATAGGCATTGTGACCATAAGCTATTACGGCCCCTATTTTTTGAGCGAAAGTGATTTTAATTTTCTCGATACATTAAATTTTATCCTTATTGCCATAGGCGCAGTATCCCTAGTTGCCGCTTTAATCATAAGCGGTATTTTAGCCCGCCGCATGGCAAGACCCATTGCGAAAACTGCCCAGATAGCAAAGCAGATCTCCGAGGGCAATTATGCCATTCGCTTTGAAGGAAAAATAAAGACAAAAGAAATAGACGAACTTACAGATGCCATCAACTGCCTTGCAGAGGGGCTTGCCAAACAGGAAAGCCTGCGGAAGCGATTAACGGCAGATGTTGCCCATGAGCTGCGCACGCCCCTTGCCGCCCTTAGTTCTTATTTAGAGGCAATGATAGAAGGGGTATGGGAACCAACCATAGAAAGGCTTAGAGGCTGCTATGAGGAAACAGCGCGGCTTTCGGGGCTTGTATCTGACTTGGAAAGCCTTGCTAAAACCGAAAGCGAAAATTTAATACTGAATAAAACAGAAATTGATTTAATGGATATTGTTCGTTTCAGCTGCAATAATTTTGAACTGGAAATGAAGAAAAAAAATCTTTCCCTTTCCATAGAGGGTAATCCGGTATCTGTTTATGCCGATAAGGACAGATTAAACCAGGTCATGACAAATATTATCTCAAATGCCCTTAAATATACTTATGAAGGCGGAAATATTAATATTAAAGTAGAAGATGAAGAAGAAACGGCTATCCTAATCATTGAAGATGACGGAATAGGCATCGCAGAGCATGAGCTTGCGTTAATTTTTGAACGGTTTTACCGTACAGACGAATCGAGAAATCGAAAAACAGGCGGCGCCGGCATCGGCCTTGCAATTGTAAAATCCATTATTACGGCGCACGGCGGAACGATTACAGCGGAAAAGCGTCATGAAGGCGGAAGCCGGTTTATAATAAAGCTTCCCAAGGATAGTCACTATACAAGAGGAAGATAAAAAATATACAAACAAAAGCTTGTAAAGAGTTTTCATCTTTTTTCACTATAGGATATTAAAAAGAAATATTTTAAAGAGCAGTTGAAATGATAAGGAATACCTTCTTCCCCAATGGCTAAAGAGAAAGGTCATTGGGGATTTGCTGCGTCTTTCTAAAAAGATGCTTTATAAAAATGCCATGTTTACTAGAATTTATATTCTCGGCATAAAATACAAATAATTTAAGTTTTCAAGCTGCAATCGGTAAATAAAAATATAAGCTATGGTAAATTTATGATGAAGCAGCAGCAAAAGCCTATTCTCTTAAGGCTTATGGTCACCAAACAAAAAACAAGGCTAATCACCATAAGAAAACCTTCACTAAAAAAGGGGTACAGGCTTACGCCTGTATCCTTTTCCAAGTTTGCTTCGTATAAAAGGATTCCCTTCGGAAATAGAGTGAAATTGCCTTTATAATAAATTAACTTGAATTTTTCAAGTTAATTTATTATATATCCAAGAAAAACTTATTTAACTTTAAAAGAAACTTCTTCTAAAGTTAAATAAGCTTGTACTGCAATAGAGCATAAGGCTTTCAGTATATGAAGTCAAATAAAAGCAGTTTTACAAAAGGCCATTTATTCTATTTCTTCTAAAATACATTTTTAAGCCTAAGGGAATATACGGCCTTGCTACTGGCTATTTTAAAATTTACTATATAAGAACAAATAAAAGAC
This is a stretch of genomic DNA from Anaeropeptidivorans aminofermentans. It encodes these proteins:
- a CDS encoding response regulator transcription factor, coding for MLQINKNILVVDDEPKIAEAVSSFLESKGYSVFSAENGSQALDIFDKEKIAFVILDLMMPDISGEEVCRIIRKKSRVPIIMLTAKSDETNLLEGLGLGADDYMTKPFSLKELHARIEAILRRSKEDLTPLSLRNSWNDGDLSIDFQKNIIKKKNEPVNLTPNEFKILSLLIKYPGKVFTRSELIEAALGSDFYGYDRTIDSHIKNLRQKLEDDPRSPIYIITVHGLGYKFGGE
- a CDS encoding sensor histidine kinase → MRKLRTQISAIIMLMVFFTVAAISFLSNIIINREFEKYIANKQTERANELVSDFKNQYNSLTDKWNVEYIHGAGMYALYDGYIIKVYDKKGLAVWDAGNHDMAICTQIMKDITSRMEARRPEIGGKFISYDYELSMNGQKIGIVTISYYGPYFLSESDFNFLDTLNFILIAIGAVSLVAALIISGILARRMARPIAKTAQIAKQISEGNYAIRFEGKIKTKEIDELTDAINCLAEGLAKQESLRKRLTADVAHELRTPLAALSSYLEAMIEGVWEPTIERLRGCYEETARLSGLVSDLESLAKTESENLILNKTEIDLMDIVRFSCNNFELEMKKKNLSLSIEGNPVSVYADKDRLNQVMTNIISNALKYTYEGGNINIKVEDEEETAILIIEDDGIGIAEHELALIFERFYRTDESRNRKTGGAGIGLAIVKSIITAHGGTITAEKRHEGGSRFIIKLPKDSHYTRGR